A single genomic interval of Tenuifilum sp. 4138str harbors:
- a CDS encoding SUMF1/EgtB/PvdO family nonheme iron enzyme, with translation MKKFLSIGILASLLYGCGPGNTGELTGVPGRRSFSEPTPLGMVFIPMGSFTLGSNDQDVAWAINAPTKTVSVDAFWMDQTEITNNQYRQFVYYVRDSIARRLLGEINDEFLITEDQFGNPLDPPVLNWEVPIDMEDEEQREVLNALYYSKEDELFGRKEIDTRKLFFEYYWIDIKQAAQKRNRYNYETLSYDQGEVINSLGEKVKVDNRQSFIMRDKVNVYPDTLCWVADFTYAFNEPYTNSYFWHPAFDNYPVVGVTWKQATAFCIWRTQTLNKFLAPEGITIQDYRLPTETEWEYAARGNLNHSMYPWGGPYTRNMEGCFLANFKPLRGNYVDDGGLIPIPVGTYEPNDYGLYDMAGNVAEWTANAYDESAYSFMHDMNPDYKYNTKPSDLPALKRKVVRGGSWKDISFFLQVGSRTYEYQDSAKSYIGFRCVRSYLGAK, from the coding sequence ATGAAAAAATTTCTCTCCATAGGTATTTTGGCGTCCCTACTTTATGGTTGTGGACCTGGCAATACTGGCGAGTTAACGGGTGTTCCAGGACGTAGAAGTTTCAGCGAGCCAACACCGCTGGGAATGGTGTTCATTCCCATGGGTTCATTTACTCTGGGTAGCAATGATCAGGATGTTGCCTGGGCAATTAATGCTCCTACCAAAACGGTTTCGGTTGATGCTTTCTGGATGGATCAAACTGAAATTACTAATAACCAGTACCGGCAGTTTGTTTACTATGTTCGCGACTCCATTGCACGTCGCCTACTTGGTGAAATAAACGATGAGTTCCTAATCACAGAGGACCAGTTCGGGAACCCTCTGGATCCTCCTGTTCTCAACTGGGAAGTTCCAATTGATATGGAAGATGAGGAGCAACGCGAAGTCCTAAATGCCCTATACTATTCCAAAGAGGATGAACTTTTTGGTCGTAAGGAGATTGATACCCGTAAACTATTCTTTGAGTATTACTGGATTGATATTAAGCAAGCAGCTCAAAAACGCAACCGCTATAACTACGAAACCCTCAGTTACGACCAGGGTGAGGTTATAAACAGCCTAGGAGAGAAGGTTAAGGTTGATAACCGCCAGAGTTTTATCATGCGCGATAAGGTAAACGTTTACCCCGATACTCTTTGTTGGGTAGCCGATTTTACCTATGCGTTCAATGAACCTTACACCAATAGTTACTTCTGGCATCCTGCATTCGACAATTACCCTGTTGTTGGCGTTACATGGAAACAGGCAACTGCTTTCTGTATTTGGAGAACCCAAACACTCAATAAGTTTCTTGCCCCTGAAGGTATTACCATTCAGGATTACCGCTTACCTACCGAAACTGAATGGGAGTATGCTGCCCGTGGTAATTTGAACCACAGCATGTATCCTTGGGGCGGACCTTACACCCGTAATATGGAGGGATGCTTCCTGGCCAACTTCAAACCCCTCCGTGGTAACTATGTTGACGACGGTGGTTTAATACCAATCCCCGTTGGCACTTATGAACCAAATGATTATGGACTATACGATATGGCTGGAAACGTTGCTGAGTGGACAGCCAACGCCTACGATGAAAGTGCATACTCTTTTATGCACGATATGAATCCCGATTATAAGTACAACACTAAACCATCCGATCTACCAGCGCTAAAGCGTAAGGTGGTTCGTGGCGGTTCGTGGAAAGATATTAGCTTCTTCCTTCAGGTTGGTTCACGTACCTACGAGTATCAGGACTCAGCCAAGTCTTATATTGGATTCCGTTGCGTTCGTTCTTACCTCGGAGCTAAGTAG
- a CDS encoding PorP/SprF family type IX secretion system membrane protein, with amino-acid sequence MRVFGKLVFATTLSVLLSSHAFGQQDPQFNQILFNPLTINPGYAGSQNNMIGVGAISRIQWAGFGDGAPLSNTLGINAPISPFGFKSGVGLSILNDSYGFNNDLGINIAYAARFKFKLINGDLGFGVGAGFVNNKLDPKWNYPVGGGDEAIPDQKESSINFDLSAGLYFNTEYMFFGFSALHLNETKTNKAALPARYTRQYYLTGGYIVNFPNPTWQFEPSVIVHSDLKSSKLSLNTIVRYNKKVWGGVSYRVGEAITGLVGFELFNGIKFGYAYEFSTSKISKYNNGSHEFYMGYNFQLNKEKPPQQYKSLRFL; translated from the coding sequence ATGAGAGTATTTGGAAAACTTGTATTTGCCACTACACTAAGCGTTTTGCTGTCGTCCCATGCTTTCGGACAGCAAGACCCTCAGTTCAATCAAATACTCTTTAACCCGTTAACTATAAATCCAGGATACGCTGGAAGTCAGAACAACATGATAGGGGTTGGGGCCATCAGCCGCATCCAGTGGGCAGGTTTTGGCGATGGTGCACCCTTAAGCAATACATTAGGCATAAATGCCCCAATATCGCCCTTTGGATTCAAGAGCGGAGTTGGGTTGAGTATCCTGAACGATAGCTATGGATTTAATAATGACCTTGGCATTAACATTGCCTATGCTGCCCGTTTTAAATTTAAATTGATTAATGGCGATTTAGGATTTGGGGTTGGTGCTGGGTTTGTAAATAATAAGCTCGACCCAAAATGGAATTACCCCGTTGGTGGTGGCGATGAGGCAATTCCTGATCAAAAGGAAAGTTCAATCAACTTTGACCTCAGCGCAGGGTTATACTTCAATACGGAGTACATGTTTTTTGGGTTCTCAGCGCTACACCTGAACGAAACCAAAACTAATAAGGCAGCATTACCTGCACGGTATACCCGTCAGTACTACTTAACTGGTGGATATATTGTTAATTTTCCAAACCCCACATGGCAGTTTGAGCCTTCAGTAATTGTTCACAGCGATTTAAAATCGAGTAAATTATCGCTTAATACAATTGTTCGGTACAATAAAAAGGTATGGGGTGGCGTTTCTTACCGTGTGGGCGAGGCGATTACTGGCTTGGTTGGTTTTGAACTTTTTAATGGTATTAAGTTTGGGTATGCTTATGAATTTAGTACCAGTAAAATAAGTAAGTACAACAACGGTTCTCACGAGTTTTACATGGGGTATAACTTCCAGCTAAATAAGGAAAAGCCACCCCAACAGTATAAAAGTTTGAGATTTTTGTAA